Proteins from a single region of Euwallacea similis isolate ESF13 chromosome 21, ESF131.1, whole genome shotgun sequence:
- the LOC136415761 gene encoding uncharacterized protein, giving the protein MRISNVEWLPLLLAGLTLLNEAQCRKIRVQPRLLPQEDAEESIQYYAAEPQEDNRQRVVLVSSADQYNGLYGQPTAASRSAQQDNYIPRSSPKTQQFAQRVKEAPREPPVQTIRNYNKVNDDGSFTFGYEAADGSFKEETRGTDCVVRGKYGYVDPDGNKREFTYVSGNPCDPNAPKEEEEEEAPENESNENIPANYPTRPVRPIARPVSTVAPKPVTLFQTQYDQSEDEQPEPEQLLRPTPTPIRSRPQFISRPQYVQQAEPSITYQRQPVPVQSSTPVSTLYRQSVAPITITPRPALQSASPTTSTRTQLPATTFRPQLLQVSVTPRPALLYTPKSVPPSPAPSKGIDFDAEFQRFQQDNNYLSPTPSSAKATARPESAGPIYSSALVYDPSTGQYKNQLYQSLPQSEGQFSFNQRIQPYVQQQQQQRPTLSLQQLQPQSPLYTRQQQINPQAVYQAQQAETQFQNSAQLYAQQQKAREQQAVKASSVAPPMYYIQPSVGATGALGASQIDAFLRGHNIQF; this is encoded by the exons ATGAGAATCTCTAATGTTGAG TGGCTGCCCCTCCTTCTGGCAGGACTGACATTGCTCAATGAAGCTCAGTGCAGGAAAATTAGAGTGCAACCACGCTTGCTGCCTCAAGAAGATGCCGAAGAAAGTATTCAGTATTACGCAGCAGAACCCCAGGAGGACAACAGGCAAAGAGTAGTTTTag TGTCATCAGCAGACCAATACAATGGCCTCTACGGTCAACCCACAGCGGCCTCTAGAAGTGCCCAACAGGACAACTATATTCCCAGATCCTCACCGAAGACTCAGCAGTTTGCTCAAAGAGTGAAAGAGGCGCCAAGGGAGCCGCCAGTTCAAACCATCAG AAACTACAACAAAGTGAATGACGATGGATCCTTCACCTTTGGTTATGAGGCTGCTGACGGCAGCTTCAAAGAAGAAACTAGAGGCACCGATTGTGTCGTCCGTGGTAAATATGGGTATGTAGATCCAGATGGAAACAAGCGAGAGTTCACTTATGTGTCTGGCAACCCTTGCGATCCTAATGCTCCTAAAGAAGAGGAAGAAGAGGAAGCACCAG AGAACGAAAGTAACGAAAATATCCCAGCGAATTATCCGACCAGGCCGGTAAGACCTATCGCACGTCCTGTGAGCACTGTAGCTCCAAAACCAGTGACATTGTTCCAAACACAGTATGATCAGAGCGAAGATGAGCAGCCTGAGCCTGAGCAGTTGCTCAGACCTACACCAACT ccCATTAGAAGTAGACCTCAGTTCATCTCTAGACCTCAATACGTCCAACAAGCAGAACCTTCCATTACTTACCAAAGGCAGCCAGTACCAGTGCAATCCAGCACCCCAGTTTCCACACTTTACAG ACAAAGCGTGGCTCCAATAACTATTACTCCAAGACCAGCTCTACAAAGCGCATCCCCGACTACATCCACAAGGACTCAATTGCCTGCAACCACCTTCAGGCCGCAGCTCTTGCAGGTGTCAGTTACTCCCAGACCTGCCCTTCTATACACCCCCAAATCTGTACCTCCATCTCCAGCTCCAAGTAAAGGA ATTGATTTCGATGCTGAGTTCCAGAGGTTCCAGCAAGATAACAACTATCTCTCCCCTACTCCTAGTAGTGCTAAGGCTACAGCTAGACCCGAGTCTGCCGGACCTATTTATAGCTCTGCTTTGGTATATGATCCTTCTACAG GCCAATACAAAAATCAACTCTACCAGTCCCTCCCCCAATCAGAAGGCCAATTCTCCTTCAACCAAAGAATACAGCCCTACGTGCAGCAACAGCAACAACAGAGGCCCACCTTGAGCCTGCAGCAGCTACAGCCTCAAAGCCCTCTGTATACAAGACAGCAGCAG ATCAATCCTCAGGCTGTCTATCAGGCTCAGCAGGCCGAGACGCAATTTCAGAACTCTGCGCAGCTCTACGCTCAGCAGCAGAAGGCCAGAGAGCAACAGGCGGTCAAAGCCTCATCTGTAGCGCCACCTATGTACTACATACAGCCATCTGTAGGGGCTACAGGCGCACTGGGAGCTAGTCAAATCGATGCGTTTTTGAGGGGACATAACATCCAGTTTTAA